One window of Leptospira yasudae genomic DNA carries:
- a CDS encoding 7TM diverse intracellular signaling domain-containing protein has product MKPRISLFFISFCFGTLLAIPANVFSQTQTSLKTNSLTEEFVFPLSGEMKGEYLGKNLQILEDPKNEFRIEDFSNLNFNPDWKKFEKNSLSKGFTQSTFWVRFKTRFKNHEFGSHPWFLELANPAAEEFTVYRKISGFPIRYEEVQKEQSVRYFHPVYRLVSKNAATDEYLVRVATRRSLILNFKAWSVYEFIVNVQIQNILFGLFFGAILVMLVYNGFVLYTVKEAGYLFYVLYLLSFALWQLSVTGVGNQYVFQNSLKTWNNVLVPFAYLAIVFSLQFTRSFLHTDRKTKVLDRILILFMFPGIVGVVLSFFPIFYFWNMQALTLFPILASVIVIYAGIDRYRQGYRPARFFLMAWSVLVVFILVTVLRNLSILPSNLFTNWGSLIGSLLEMTLLSFALADRFKSLQAESLQTSIDAYENQIKLSELEQELKIARELQESILPDKLPKLEGIELSVKMECASSVGGDFYDFHDYGDGRLGVFISDVSGHGIPAAIIASMVKLAFSIEVRKAVEPADLLKNVNRALMGKYGKHFITAAYLIVDLNKGIITYSNAGHPPIAILNHSKGEFREIFLPGWIMGLDGNLKNGQLIIPIKKNDRIVLFTDGVTEARNKFGQMFGYQKFYDLLKSHSEIQGGVLNQIVFDTVRSWSGRGDQFEDDITLLILDLNGKAEKDTGEAIAPPYQEISKTGS; this is encoded by the coding sequence TTGAAGCCACGCATATCTCTCTTCTTCATTTCGTTTTGTTTCGGAACTCTGCTTGCGATTCCGGCTAACGTATTTTCTCAAACTCAAACCTCTCTAAAGACAAACTCGTTAACGGAAGAATTCGTATTCCCTCTTTCCGGTGAAATGAAAGGGGAATACCTCGGAAAGAATCTTCAAATCTTAGAAGATCCTAAAAACGAATTTCGCATCGAGGATTTTTCCAATCTTAACTTCAACCCGGATTGGAAGAAGTTCGAAAAGAACAGCCTTTCCAAAGGGTTCACGCAATCCACGTTTTGGGTCCGTTTTAAAACGCGTTTTAAAAATCACGAGTTCGGTTCTCATCCATGGTTTTTGGAGCTTGCCAATCCTGCCGCGGAAGAGTTCACCGTTTACAGAAAAATTTCCGGTTTTCCGATTCGCTACGAAGAAGTTCAGAAAGAACAAAGCGTCCGCTATTTTCATCCAGTCTATCGTCTGGTTTCCAAAAACGCCGCAACCGATGAGTATCTCGTTCGTGTCGCGACACGAAGATCTTTGATCTTAAATTTCAAGGCTTGGAGCGTTTACGAGTTTATCGTAAACGTTCAGATTCAGAATATTCTCTTCGGATTATTTTTCGGTGCGATTCTGGTGATGCTCGTATACAACGGATTCGTTTTATACACGGTCAAAGAAGCCGGTTATCTTTTTTACGTTCTCTATCTTTTGTCCTTCGCGTTGTGGCAGTTGTCCGTGACCGGCGTCGGGAATCAATATGTTTTCCAGAATTCTTTAAAGACTTGGAACAACGTGTTGGTTCCGTTCGCGTATCTTGCGATCGTTTTTTCCCTTCAATTTACGAGATCGTTTTTGCACACCGATCGGAAAACGAAGGTTTTGGATCGGATTCTGATCCTTTTTATGTTCCCCGGAATCGTGGGAGTAGTGCTTTCCTTCTTTCCTATATTCTATTTTTGGAATATGCAAGCTTTGACCTTGTTTCCGATTCTCGCCTCGGTCATCGTGATCTATGCGGGGATCGATCGGTATCGCCAAGGCTACAGACCGGCGCGGTTCTTTTTGATGGCTTGGTCCGTGTTGGTCGTTTTTATTCTCGTTACCGTTTTGAGGAATCTTTCAATCCTGCCGAGCAATTTGTTTACGAATTGGGGTTCTTTGATCGGTTCCTTGTTGGAGATGACGTTGTTGTCTTTTGCGCTCGCGGATCGATTCAAATCCTTACAGGCCGAAAGTCTGCAGACGAGCATCGACGCGTATGAGAATCAGATTAAACTTTCGGAACTCGAGCAAGAGTTGAAAATCGCGAGAGAATTGCAGGAATCGATTCTCCCTGATAAACTTCCGAAGCTCGAAGGAATCGAACTCTCGGTCAAGATGGAATGCGCAAGTTCCGTGGGCGGCGATTTCTACGACTTTCACGATTACGGCGATGGAAGACTCGGCGTTTTTATCAGCGACGTTTCAGGACACGGGATTCCCGCAGCGATCATCGCATCCATGGTAAAACTCGCGTTCTCGATCGAAGTGCGTAAAGCGGTCGAACCCGCGGATCTGCTCAAGAACGTGAACAGGGCTTTGATGGGAAAATACGGAAAACATTTCATCACAGCCGCCTATTTGATCGTGGACCTGAACAAAGGCATCATAACGTATTCCAACGCGGGACATCCGCCGATCGCGATTCTCAACCATTCCAAGGGAGAATTCAGAGAGATCTTTTTACCCGGTTGGATCATGGGACTCGACGGAAATTTGAAAAACGGCCAGCTCATCATTCCGATCAAGAAGAACGATCGAATCGTTCTTTTTACGGACGGTGTCACGGAAGCACGCAACAAGTTCGGTCAGATGTTCGGTTATCAGAAATTTTACGATCTTCTAAAATCGCATTCGGAAATCCAAGGCGGCGTTTTGAATCAAATCGTGTTCGACACGGTGCGGTCTTGGTCTGGGAGAGGGGATCAGTTCGAAGACGATATTACGCTTTTGATTTTGGATCTGAACGGAAAAGCCGAGAAGGATACCGGAGAAGCGATCGCTCCTCCCTATCAAGAAATTTCCAAAACGGGAAGTTAA
- a CDS encoding EVE domain-containing protein, whose amino-acid sequence MKHWLFKTEPDVFSIDDLYNAPSHIAPWEGVRNYQARNFLRDSIKKGDLVLFYHSRANPLSIVGIAEVVKPGYPDHFAFDPSHKYFDPKSKAENPTWYMVDIKFKKKFPKPVTMEEMKTQKALKNMVLLQKGSRLSIQPVSPAEFQFVLGLAGVKL is encoded by the coding sequence ATGAAGCACTGGCTGTTTAAGACAGAACCGGACGTCTTCTCCATCGACGACCTCTACAACGCTCCTTCCCATATCGCTCCTTGGGAAGGGGTAAGAAATTATCAAGCCCGCAATTTCTTGCGTGACAGTATTAAAAAAGGGGATTTAGTTCTCTTTTACCATAGTAGGGCGAACCCCCTTTCCATCGTCGGAATTGCAGAAGTAGTAAAACCCGGTTATCCGGATCATTTCGCTTTTGATCCATCTCACAAATACTTCGATCCGAAGAGTAAGGCTGAGAATCCGACCTGGTATATGGTAGATATAAAGTTCAAAAAAAAGTTCCCGAAACCTGTCACGATGGAAGAAATGAAAACACAGAAAGCGCTTAAAAACATGGTGCTTTTGCAGAAAGGATCTCGCCTTTCGATTCAACCGGTTTCTCCCGCGGAGTTTCAGTTTGTTCTGGGACTTGCGGGCGTGAAACTTTGA
- the ftsH gene encoding ATP-dependent zinc metalloprotease FtsH, translating to MNKNLKNVFFVLIIMMVVLIIAYNYENNAGATKDISYSDFLNMLEPVEGKKPLGKLYKGSVDKYNKIQIEKDVIEGFYIPSEYAESKTAKPVKFRTTVAPLDKDLIASLRRANVSFDARSAEEGKFWSVIGSNILLIVILIGLFWFIMMRQIQSTGNKAFSFGKSKAKMTVDPKVKVTFEDVAGCEEAKEELVEIIEFLKDPKKFHAIGARIPTGVLLVGPPGTGKTLLARAVAGEAGVPFFSISGSDFVEMFVGVGASRVRDLFDQGKKNSPCIIFIDEIDAVGRLRGAGLGGGHDEREQTLNQMLVEMDGFEKNEGVIVMAATNRADVLDPALLRPGRFDRQVMVDLPDIKGREEILKVHSRKVPMTSDISLHSIARGTPGFTGADLANLINEGALLAARKNKKRVTQEELEEARDKVMMGPERKSFFISEKEKEVIAYHEAGHAILGTLLPYTEPVHKVTIIPRGRALGLTQSLPKEDKHILPKTYWLDQIVVAMGGFIAEEFKFGVTSTGSSNDIQQASNIARKMVCEWGMSEKLGTVNYSGDQANVFIGRDMGHSSKYYSEEFAAMIDKEVREIIQTCLNKGRDLVRKNASKFEGLAKALLAKETISHDELMTIVHPANEEGAKKKPEKTVKSKKQNGIKTNPAYNAGME from the coding sequence ATGAACAAGAACTTGAAAAACGTATTCTTTGTCCTAATTATTATGATGGTCGTTTTGATCATCGCTTACAACTACGAAAATAACGCGGGCGCCACTAAGGATATCTCCTATTCCGATTTTTTGAATATGCTGGAGCCGGTGGAAGGTAAAAAACCTCTCGGTAAATTGTATAAAGGAAGCGTAGACAAATACAATAAGATCCAAATCGAGAAAGACGTCATCGAAGGATTCTACATTCCATCCGAATACGCGGAATCCAAAACGGCTAAGCCCGTAAAATTCAGAACCACCGTCGCTCCTTTGGATAAGGATCTCATCGCGTCCTTAAGAAGAGCTAACGTGTCCTTCGACGCTCGTTCCGCGGAAGAGGGAAAATTCTGGAGCGTCATCGGAAGCAATATTCTTCTTATCGTAATTTTGATCGGTCTCTTCTGGTTCATCATGATGAGGCAAATTCAATCCACCGGAAACAAAGCGTTCTCCTTCGGTAAGTCGAAGGCGAAGATGACCGTGGACCCGAAAGTAAAAGTCACCTTTGAAGACGTAGCGGGCTGCGAAGAGGCAAAGGAAGAATTAGTCGAAATCATCGAGTTCTTAAAAGATCCTAAAAAGTTTCACGCGATCGGCGCGAGAATCCCCACCGGTGTTCTGTTAGTCGGTCCTCCGGGAACCGGTAAAACATTGCTCGCAAGAGCGGTTGCGGGAGAAGCGGGAGTTCCTTTCTTCTCCATTTCCGGATCGGACTTCGTGGAAATGTTCGTCGGGGTGGGAGCTTCGAGAGTGAGAGACTTGTTCGACCAAGGAAAGAAGAATTCTCCTTGTATCATCTTTATCGATGAGATCGATGCGGTCGGTCGCTTAAGAGGCGCGGGACTCGGCGGCGGTCACGACGAAAGAGAACAAACTTTGAACCAGATGCTCGTTGAGATGGACGGTTTTGAAAAGAACGAAGGCGTGATCGTGATGGCCGCTACGAACCGTGCGGACGTTTTGGACCCGGCTTTGCTCAGACCGGGCCGTTTTGACCGTCAAGTAATGGTCGATCTTCCGGACATCAAAGGAAGAGAAGAAATCCTAAAAGTACATTCCCGCAAAGTTCCGATGACGAGCGATATTTCCCTTCATTCTATCGCAAGAGGAACCCCCGGTTTTACCGGAGCGGATCTGGCGAACCTCATCAACGAAGGCGCGTTGCTTGCGGCTCGTAAGAATAAGAAACGAGTCACTCAGGAAGAACTCGAAGAAGCGCGCGACAAAGTGATGATGGGACCGGAACGTAAATCCTTCTTCATTTCTGAAAAAGAAAAAGAAGTCATCGCGTATCACGAAGCGGGTCATGCGATCTTAGGAACCCTTCTTCCTTATACCGAACCGGTTCACAAGGTTACGATCATTCCAAGAGGACGTGCACTCGGATTGACGCAATCTCTTCCAAAAGAAGACAAACACATTCTTCCTAAAACCTATTGGCTCGACCAGATCGTGGTGGCTATGGGAGGATTTATCGCGGAAGAATTCAAGTTCGGCGTCACATCCACGGGTTCCAGCAACGACATTCAACAAGCGTCGAACATAGCACGCAAAATGGTCTGCGAATGGGGTATGTCCGAAAAACTAGGAACCGTGAATTACAGCGGCGATCAGGCTAACGTGTTCATCGGAAGAGATATGGGTCATAGCAGCAAATACTACTCCGAAGAATTCGCGGCGATGATCGATAAAGAAGTTCGTGAAATCATTCAGACATGTTTGAACAAAGGACGCGATCTCGTTCGCAAGAACGCTTCCAAATTTGAAGGACTTGCAAAGGCTCTTCTGGCTAAAGAAACCATTTCTCACGATGAGCTGATGACGATCGTTCATCCGGCCAACGAGGAAGGTGCTAAAAAAAAGCCGGAAAAAACCGTTAAGTCCAAAAAACAAAACGGTATTAAAACGAATCCAGCTTACAACGCCGGAATGGAATGA
- the pth gene encoding aminoacyl-tRNA hydrolase, giving the protein MKLIVGLGNPGDRYNNNRSNIGFKILDVIANNINVEIKTKKKKSLIGRGDFEGEEVVLLKPQTFSDLSGESVLYIASFLKIQVGEILVIQEDWTLPLGRIVVDKGTQETDHPGVKSIIQSLRSPNFIRIRIGIWNDGFDLKSRDSFLKEDFEPMENLSLIQIINDAEAAIRSISLGDIDDVIEKYHL; this is encoded by the coding sequence ATGAAGCTGATCGTCGGACTCGGGAATCCAGGGGACAGATACAACAACAACCGCTCAAACATCGGTTTCAAAATTTTGGATGTTATCGCGAATAACATCAATGTTGAAATCAAGACCAAGAAGAAGAAATCTCTGATCGGTCGCGGTGATTTTGAGGGGGAAGAAGTTGTACTCTTAAAACCGCAGACGTTCAGCGATCTGTCCGGCGAATCCGTTCTTTACATCGCTTCGTTCTTAAAAATCCAAGTGGGAGAAATTCTGGTCATTCAAGAAGACTGGACTCTTCCTCTCGGAAGAATCGTAGTCGATAAAGGAACTCAAGAAACGGATCATCCCGGTGTGAAGTCCATCATTCAATCTCTTCGCTCTCCGAATTTCATCCGCATTCGAATCGGAATTTGGAACGACGGATTCGATCTCAAGTCCCGCGATTCTTTTTTAAAGGAAGATTTCGAGCCGATGGAAAACCTGAGTCTGATTCAAATCATCAACGACGCGGAAGCCGCAATTCGTTCGATTTCTCTCGGAGATATCGACGACGTGATCGAAAAATATCACCTTTGA
- a CDS encoding 50S ribosomal protein L25/general stress protein Ctc, with protein sequence MSQSTIHKIAVKKRTETGKNENNRLRSSGLVPVNIIGAGVATSGAVNEKELEKMVHSGIRQSTLIELDVEGQGAQKVFVKEIQRFPELDRIRHVDFYKVVPGQKIITKIGIETTGVAKGSKTGGQFEHIIHEIRVKTIPEDLVENLTIDVTDLDVGDAIKISQLKVPASWEILINGDPIVTSVNKTKALLAAERAEAKGAAGDDKAKKGKK encoded by the coding sequence ATGAGCCAGAGCACAATTCACAAAATCGCGGTTAAAAAAAGAACAGAAACCGGTAAAAACGAAAACAATCGTCTTCGTTCTTCGGGCTTGGTTCCCGTAAATATCATCGGCGCCGGAGTTGCAACTTCCGGAGCGGTGAACGAGAAAGAACTGGAAAAGATGGTTCATTCCGGAATCCGTCAGTCCACTCTGATCGAACTCGACGTCGAAGGCCAAGGCGCACAAAAAGTATTCGTAAAAGAAATCCAAAGATTTCCTGAACTCGACAGAATCCGTCACGTTGATTTCTACAAAGTCGTTCCCGGTCAAAAGATCATCACCAAAATCGGTATCGAGACTACCGGTGTTGCGAAAGGTTCCAAAACCGGAGGTCAATTCGAACATATCATTCACGAGATCCGCGTTAAAACGATCCCTGAAGATCTGGTCGAAAACCTTACCATCGACGTTACCGATCTCGATGTAGGCGATGCGATCAAGATCAGCCAATTGAAAGTTCCTGCAAGCTGGGAAATTTTGATCAACGGAGATCCGATCGTTACTTCCGTAAATAAAACGAAAGCACTCCTTGCCGCTGAAAGAGCGGAAGCTAAAGGCGCCGCTGGCGACGACAAAGCTAAGAAAGGAAAAAAATAA
- a CDS encoding ribose-phosphate diphosphokinase gives MNGDIAVFAGSSNKQIAEEICTHLNIQPGKINLKKFSDGEISVKVEDNVRGREVFIVQSTSAPANDHLMELILIMDALRRASVSSISVVIPYYGYGRQDRKVEPRVPISARVVADLLEVVGLNRILTMDLHADQIQGFFRVPVDNLHFAPVLADYINTKKIEDLVIVSPDSGGAERARAFGKKVNGSLAIIDKRRPKANVSEVMNVIGEIEGKNCILLDDMIDTAGTICKAADALLKHGAKSVYCAATHGVLSGEAVDRINATNFTEVVLANTIAIPESKKIHKLKSLSVAPLFANAIKRIHTNQSVSTLFD, from the coding sequence ATGAACGGAGATATCGCGGTATTCGCGGGAAGTTCCAACAAACAAATCGCCGAAGAAATTTGTACTCATCTTAACATTCAACCCGGCAAGATTAACCTGAAGAAATTCTCGGACGGAGAAATTTCGGTGAAGGTGGAAGACAACGTTCGAGGAAGAGAAGTCTTCATCGTTCAATCGACTTCCGCTCCGGCGAACGATCATTTGATGGAATTGATTCTGATCATGGACGCTCTTCGCAGGGCTTCCGTTTCCAGCATCAGCGTCGTGATCCCGTATTACGGTTACGGTCGTCAGGACAGAAAAGTGGAGCCGCGCGTTCCGATTTCCGCAAGAGTCGTTGCGGATCTTCTCGAAGTCGTTGGTCTCAATCGTATTCTTACCATGGACCTGCACGCGGATCAAATCCAAGGATTCTTCCGTGTTCCGGTCGACAATCTTCACTTTGCTCCGGTTCTTGCGGACTACATCAATACGAAAAAGATCGAAGACCTCGTGATCGTTTCTCCCGATTCGGGCGGTGCGGAAAGAGCGAGAGCCTTCGGTAAAAAAGTGAACGGTTCATTAGCGATCATTGATAAACGCAGACCGAAAGCGAACGTCTCCGAGGTGATGAACGTGATCGGCGAGATCGAAGGGAAGAATTGTATTCTTCTCGACGATATGATCGACACCGCAGGGACCATCTGTAAGGCCGCGGACGCTCTTTTGAAACACGGAGCGAAGTCGGTTTATTGCGCGGCCACTCACGGAGTTCTATCCGGCGAGGCTGTGGATCGCATCAACGCGACGAACTTCACGGAAGTCGTTCTTGCGAATACGATCGCGATTCCCGAATCCAAAAAGATTCACAAATTGAAATCATTGTCCGTAGCTCCTCTTTTCGCGAACGCGATCAAGAGGATTCATACAAATCAATCAGTCAGCACTTTATTCGATTAA
- a CDS encoding sugar phosphate nucleotidyltransferase, protein MKPTQDKVAVVLAAGKGTRMKTDQPKVAVELNGKPLLLHVLDHLKASGVERIVVVVGYKKELVQALCSGISGVTFAEQTEQLGTAHALLCAESELKDFQGSVIVACGDVPMITAETFGNIVKEHKQNEFSATILSAIVEKPTGYGRIIRNSSGDVTAIVEEKDSNAEEKLINEINTGTYVFDGEGLFDSLRKIGNSNAQGEYYLPDLVKLYRSSGKKLGAMKLKNHLESHGVNSPEDLQMLSAMIKGEAVHP, encoded by the coding sequence ATGAAACCTACTCAGGATAAGGTCGCTGTGGTATTAGCCGCAGGGAAGGGCACCCGTATGAAAACGGATCAGCCTAAGGTTGCGGTAGAGCTGAATGGCAAACCGCTACTTCTTCATGTACTCGATCACCTGAAAGCGTCCGGCGTAGAACGGATCGTAGTCGTAGTAGGTTACAAAAAAGAATTAGTGCAAGCTCTCTGTTCCGGAATTTCCGGAGTCACTTTCGCGGAACAAACCGAACAACTCGGAACCGCACACGCTCTTCTTTGCGCCGAATCGGAACTCAAAGACTTTCAAGGTTCGGTGATCGTCGCCTGCGGCGACGTTCCTATGATTACCGCTGAAACCTTCGGCAATATCGTAAAAGAACACAAACAAAACGAATTCTCCGCAACGATTCTTTCCGCAATTGTTGAAAAGCCGACCGGTTACGGAAGAATCATCCGCAATTCTTCGGGCGATGTTACGGCTATCGTGGAAGAGAAAGATTCGAACGCGGAAGAAAAACTTATCAACGAAATCAATACGGGAACATACGTCTTTGATGGAGAAGGTCTTTTCGATTCTCTTCGGAAAATCGGAAACTCCAACGCACAGGGAGAATATTATCTTCCCGATTTAGTGAAATTATATAGAAGTTCCGGAAAGAAACTCGGTGCCATGAAATTAAAGAATCACCTTGAAAGTCACGGAGTGAATTCTCCCGAAGATTTACAGATGCTTTCCGCCATGATCAAAGGGGAGGCCGTCCATCCATGA
- a CDS encoding 4-(cytidine 5'-diphospho)-2-C-methyl-D-erythritol kinase, producing the protein MLSPAKINLGLEIPFKRPDGFHEIRSVFLRTSWGDDIEIEPADNGVFELVSENEIILEKRKLYDQVSEKGDLKKNILYKTYEKARSRFPELPGVKIHLTKRISPAGGLGGGSTNAASLLNFLFSWRSFFTSDEMRDLAAEIGSDVPFFLGEGHAFVTGRGEISEEIEVHPGQGILALTPQVMNTAEMYSLLKKPLQEGGSQKNGNTLSENLISVLKNGDWSALQGRLLNDFEPVAFQLHPELGVLKDRFLEFGSSYCSLTGSGSSVYGLVQGLEIQEELLHRLRQEFPNLTFVRFNF; encoded by the coding sequence TTGCTTTCCCCCGCTAAGATCAACCTCGGATTGGAAATCCCGTTCAAACGGCCGGATGGATTTCACGAAATCCGAAGCGTGTTTCTCCGAACCTCTTGGGGAGACGATATCGAAATCGAACCGGCGGATAACGGAGTTTTCGAACTCGTTTCCGAAAACGAAATCATATTAGAAAAACGGAAACTATACGATCAGGTTTCCGAAAAGGGCGATCTTAAAAAGAATATTCTTTATAAGACCTATGAAAAGGCGCGATCTCGTTTTCCCGAACTTCCGGGAGTCAAAATTCATCTTACAAAACGGATTTCTCCCGCGGGTGGGCTTGGAGGAGGAAGTACGAATGCCGCTTCTCTTCTAAACTTTCTTTTTTCCTGGCGTTCTTTTTTTACTTCAGACGAGATGCGCGATCTTGCGGCTGAAATCGGCTCCGACGTTCCCTTCTTTTTAGGAGAAGGTCATGCGTTCGTCACCGGTCGAGGTGAAATTTCGGAAGAAATCGAAGTTCATCCGGGACAGGGAATTCTCGCCTTAACTCCGCAGGTGATGAATACGGCGGAAATGTACTCCTTATTGAAAAAACCTTTACAAGAGGGGGGCTCCCAGAAAAATGGGAATACGCTGTCAGAAAATCTGATTTCTGTCTTAAAAAACGGGGATTGGAGCGCTCTGCAGGGTAGGCTCTTGAATGATTTTGAGCCGGTTGCCTTCCAACTTCATCCGGAATTGGGAGTTCTCAAGGACAGATTCCTGGAGTTTGGATCCAGTTATTGTTCTTTGACCGGTTCAGGTTCGAGTGTGTACGGGCTGGTCCAGGGCCTTGAGATCCAAGAAGAACTGCTGCACAGGCTGAGGCAGGAATTCCCAAATCTCACTTTCGTACGATTCAACTTTTAG
- a CDS encoding helix-turn-helix transcriptional regulator, producing MNPSTVRLNFKLNLIRHLRDGKRMTLEELSSVTGVTNQKDLKEQLGELFFLGATPHVADLIQVDYDSETDTFGLILPFRFDSGLRLSIREWLTLRKILEEAAETNQDPNTNATTRKILQKIVSIVPVAGQEALSAYKTNIQEAIRQGKSLILEYQSRSGEKSSQRKVDPWFLFHSLEDYLLGFCHERKAPRNFRLDHILSLKIGNDPITQPAGHKKSTYIREFEEFRKSQENSSGVAEIWHTKEVFYNLNRKLGLERTSETKTFDNVVYHLSKAKIREEAWFLETIFPFGKNVILKSPSHLVKRIVGEIESILR from the coding sequence ATGAATCCAAGCACGGTTCGACTGAACTTCAAACTAAATCTGATTCGTCATCTTAGGGACGGGAAACGAATGACACTGGAAGAACTTTCCAGTGTGACGGGTGTAACCAATCAAAAAGATTTAAAGGAACAGCTCGGAGAACTTTTTTTTCTCGGCGCGACTCCTCATGTTGCGGATTTGATTCAGGTCGATTACGATTCGGAAACGGATACATTCGGATTGATTCTTCCGTTTCGTTTTGATTCCGGTTTGCGCCTCAGCATTCGGGAATGGCTTACCCTTCGCAAAATTTTAGAAGAAGCCGCAGAAACAAATCAAGATCCGAACACCAACGCAACTACGCGTAAGATTCTTCAAAAAATCGTTTCGATCGTACCGGTTGCCGGACAAGAAGCCTTGTCCGCTTATAAAACGAACATACAAGAAGCGATTCGCCAAGGAAAAAGCCTCATTCTCGAATACCAATCTAGAAGCGGAGAAAAATCCTCTCAGAGAAAAGTTGATCCGTGGTTTTTGTTTCATTCTTTAGAAGATTATTTATTAGGTTTTTGTCATGAACGAAAAGCCCCTCGAAACTTTCGACTCGATCATATTCTCTCCTTAAAAATCGGTAACGATCCGATTACGCAACCCGCGGGTCACAAGAAATCGACATACATTCGAGAATTTGAAGAATTCAGAAAATCACAGGAGAATTCTTCCGGTGTAGCGGAAATCTGGCACACGAAAGAAGTGTTCTACAACTTAAATCGAAAACTCGGTCTCGAACGGACTTCCGAAACGAAAACCTTCGACAATGTCGTTTATCATTTATCAAAAGCGAAGATTCGCGAAGAAGCCTGGTTTTTAGAGACGATTTTCCCGTTTGGAAAAAACGTAATTCTGAAAAGCCCTTCTCATCTCGTAAAAAGAATCGTAGGCGAAATCGAATCCATTCTGCGTTAG
- a CDS encoding DUF1564 domain-containing protein: MEWILSDSHHKIESPLVEETSKVVTLLVPENYYDRLSPENQLSLSKKLPYLLRRYGKFISATRRINSKAGTTLYQDRGRMKRINFRVSSGYWSILGAFANAHGVSRCYLFNFLLALDEVGVGDSIVETVNAGVPTFHEYYSYIWHLDLAHNRISRQLKFSPNPIRTIYDTSFPWYQKFLTNQSTS, encoded by the coding sequence ATGGAATGGATACTTTCCGATTCGCATCATAAAATCGAGTCTCCTTTGGTTGAAGAAACGAGTAAGGTTGTCACGTTGCTCGTTCCGGAAAATTACTACGATCGGCTGTCGCCGGAGAATCAATTGAGTTTGTCGAAGAAGCTTCCTTATCTATTGAGGAGATATGGAAAATTTATTTCGGCTACGCGGCGCATCAATTCTAAAGCCGGAACGACTTTATATCAAGATCGAGGAAGGATGAAGCGGATCAACTTTAGAGTGAGCAGCGGATATTGGTCTATTTTAGGGGCCTTCGCGAACGCGCATGGAGTTTCGCGTTGCTACCTTTTTAATTTTCTGTTGGCCTTAGATGAGGTAGGGGTTGGGGATTCTATTGTGGAAACTGTGAACGCAGGAGTTCCAACATTTCATGAATATTACAGTTATATCTGGCACCTAGACCTGGCTCACAATCGAATCAGCAGACAGCTAAAATTCTCGCCAAACCCGATTCGGACTATATATGACACGAGTTTCCCGTGGTACCAAAAATTTTTAACCAACCAATCCACATCTTAG
- a CDS encoding LIC10421/LIC12816 family protein — MKTNKLISVISLLGLLATSSVFAVSEEVEDQLLEKAIVESAVTKEQKTAVGNYLKAVAQQKATRAEELRELARRSTGGKFLASNVQSQKYLKQAQALEKEAQRYQSVLGSL; from the coding sequence ATGAAAACAAACAAACTGATTTCTGTAATTTCCCTTCTTGGCCTTTTGGCTACAAGCTCCGTGTTTGCCGTATCCGAAGAAGTTGAAGATCAACTTTTGGAAAAAGCGATCGTTGAAAGCGCAGTAACAAAAGAACAAAAAACTGCGGTTGGAAATTATCTGAAAGCCGTTGCACAACAAAAAGCCACCAGAGCTGAGGAACTTCGCGAACTCGCAAGAAGATCCACCGGCGGCAAATTCCTTGCAAGCAACGTTCAATCTCAAAAATATCTGAAACAAGCTCAAGCATTGGAAAAAGAAGCTCAAAGATATCAATCCGTTCTCGGAAGTCTTTAA
- a CDS encoding VOC family protein: protein MKYLHTMIRVLDLEKALDFFCMTLELVVVRKKEHPEGKYTLVFLSTGEADAPEIELTYNWGQKDPYTVGRNFGHLAFEVDNIYETCARIVSRGITINRPPRDGRMAFIRSPDQISVELLQKGHALPPEEPWVSMPNTGEW, encoded by the coding sequence ATGAAATACCTACATACAATGATACGCGTTTTAGATCTGGAAAAGGCTCTCGATTTCTTCTGCATGACGCTGGAACTGGTCGTCGTGCGGAAAAAAGAACATCCCGAAGGGAAATACACGCTCGTCTTTTTATCAACAGGCGAAGCCGACGCACCCGAAATCGAATTAACCTACAACTGGGGACAAAAAGATCCTTATACAGTAGGAAGAAATTTCGGACATTTGGCCTTTGAAGTGGACAATATCTACGAAACCTGTGCGCGAATCGTATCCCGCGGAATTACGATCAACCGCCCTCCTCGCGATGGAAGAATGGCGTTCATCCGTTCTCCGGATCAAATTTCGGTCGAACTTCTTCAAAAAGGACACGCGTTACCGCCCGAAGAACCTTGGGTTTCCATGCCCAATACGGGAGAATGGTAG